A stretch of DNA from Yoonia sp. G8-12:
GCATGTTTTGATACACGGTTGCTTTGCCCATCAAACCTTCGCGTTGTTCGCTGGGAAGCGTATCGGCGCGCAGATATTCCCATCCATCGCGGGCCAGGGCGTTCATTGCGGTCTCGAGTGCCAGCGCAAACCGGTCTTCGGCGGTCTTCACACCCCTGGCCTTCAGCCCGCGCAGGGGCGCGGGAACGACTTTGTATTCGTAGGTCATGGCAATACCTTTAACGTTATCTTAACGGATGTATCAAAAACTGTCCGTCACTGCCAACGCATTCCGCGGAATACGCTGGTCCTGCGCATCACAGCCCCAGTTTTGCCGCGATGATTTCGTTCACTGCTGCAGGGTTTGCCTTGCCGCCGGTCGCTTTCATGACCTGACCCACAAACCAGCCGACCAACTTGGGGTTCGCTTGTGCCTTTTCGACCTGCGCTGGATTGGCGGCGATGATTTCATCAACCGCAGCCTCAATCGCGCCGGT
This window harbors:
- a CDS encoding DUF4177 domain-containing protein, translating into MTYEYKVVPAPLRGLKARGVKTAEDRFALALETAMNALARDGWEYLRADTLPSEQREGLMGKATVYQNMLVFRRAKPVAKAAAPAPSVAAPRPAPMVEKKIVAPTKPATPDAAKPEADKPSTTDVVTQ